DNA from Stigmatella erecta:
GAGTTCGTGCGGCACGTGCCCCCCCAGCCCCCCCGGGGCAGCCCCACCCCGCCCTCCACCCCCGAGGCGGCCCCCAAGCCCAAGCCCAAGCCCCGGCGGAACGTGCTGGCGACGCCCACCACGATTCCCCCCCCGCCCCAGGAAGACGCGGCCCCCGCGCCCCCGGTGGACGCGCCCCCCTCGGACCTGCCCTATGTGGAGGGCGGGCACCCGGACGGGGTGGACACAGGCGGCGTGGCGGGCGCGCTGCCCCTTCCCTTCCTGAACCCGGCGGGCGGACAGGCCTCCGGCGAGGATGTCCTGCCCTTCGGGGCCAGCATGACGCCTCCCCAGCTGCTGTCCGGCGCCCCGCTCGAATACACGCGCGAGGCCCTGGAGGCCCGCGTCCGGGGCCTGCTCATCGCCCGCTGCACCATCACCAGGGAAGGCGCCGTCACCGGCTGCCGCGTCATCAAAGGCGTGCCCTTCATGAATGACGCGGCCCTCACCGCGCTCCAGTCCCGGCACTACCGCCCCGTCCATTTCCAGGGCAAACCGGTGAGCGTGTCCTACACCTTCCACGTCAAGCTGGACCTGCCCCACTGAAGCGC
Protein-coding regions in this window:
- a CDS encoding energy transducer TonB, which codes for MWTGRFSAGTAVSVLLHAGLLAAAVFLTTRQESQGPRTEPVLEFVRHVPPQPPRGSPTPPSTPEAAPKPKPKPRRNVLATPTTIPPPPQEDAAPAPPVDAPPSDLPYVEGGHPDGVDTGGVAGALPLPFLNPAGGQASGEDVLPFGASMTPPQLLSGAPLEYTREALEARVRGLLIARCTITREGAVTGCRVIKGVPFMNDAALTALQSRHYRPVHFQGKPVSVSYTFHVKLDLPH